In the Blastocatellia bacterium genome, one interval contains:
- a CDS encoding phytanoyl-CoA dioxygenase family protein, whose translation MMLPAISFTPDEHACSCVRQDVLQQAVKQFRLHGCLFLGNVFPTKFMTRLRNAYQKRYARYFEEAHHLDALEVGQKRYMVTVAFRPPFTAPLLYAHPLVLPIIRAILGEDCVLGSLASVVSLPGAPLQHLHRDGPALFPTMPNELLPCYALTMAIPLIEFNDVHGTTRMWPGTHLQIAEQPVNASFVDPQVPVGSCFLMDYRILHQGTENRSQHVRPLLYLVYHRPWFKDYRNYKKQPFLIISKRQYQKIPECYRGMFAWIEHYKHGLF comes from the coding sequence ATGATGCTTCCAGCCATTTCATTCACTCCTGACGAGCATGCATGTTCGTGTGTCCGACAGGATGTGCTTCAGCAAGCTGTCAAGCAGTTTCGCCTTCATGGTTGCCTCTTTCTGGGCAATGTCTTTCCTACGAAGTTTATGACTCGCCTGCGCAATGCTTACCAGAAGCGGTATGCACGCTATTTTGAGGAAGCGCACCATCTGGATGCGTTGGAGGTGGGCCAGAAGCGTTATATGGTGACAGTCGCCTTTCGTCCTCCATTCACAGCGCCGCTTTTATATGCTCATCCACTCGTCTTGCCGATCATCAGAGCCATACTCGGTGAAGATTGTGTGCTGGGAAGTTTGGCCTCCGTGGTTTCGTTACCGGGGGCTCCGTTGCAGCATCTTCACCGTGATGGGCCCGCCCTATTTCCTACAATGCCGAACGAGTTGTTGCCCTGTTATGCTCTCACGATGGCCATTCCTTTAATCGAATTTAATGATGTGCATGGAACAACAAGGATGTGGCCGGGCACACATCTCCAGATAGCTGAGCAGCCAGTCAACGCGTCGTTTGTAGACCCGCAGGTGCCGGTCGGGTCGTGTTTCTTGATGGATTACAGAATACTGCACCAAGGGACTGAGAATCGTTCTCAGCACGTACGCCCGCTTTTGTATTTGGTTTATCATCGCCCCTGGTTCAAGGATTATCGAAACTATAAGAAACAACCGTTCCTGATTATCTCCAAGAGGCAGTACCAGAAGATACCGGAATGCTATCGCGGGATGTTTGCCTGGATCGAGCATTATAAACACGGCCTATTCTGA